Within the Cydia pomonella isolate Wapato2018A chromosome 3, ilCydPomo1, whole genome shotgun sequence genome, the region gtAAAGACACGCAATGTATGCCAAATGGGACAGTAAGTGGAAAGCTTCGCGATAAGACGGCAACGGCATCATAATATTATTGTtgattgtttacatttattattttaataataatacttaattaatCTTTTCTTGTTTATAAATAGATTTTGGTAAATAAGCAGTCATTTTACTACTGTGTGGGTACTAAGTATGTACTGTAGGGAATTAAAGAACAAAGTAGAATGTTGCAAAAATCAAACCCCTTCACATGACATGTCATGACATAACAGCTGTTCAAAGACTctaaagaatgagtgaaagtaGGTGTCATTTGTTCATTCATTCTATTTTCCATTATACAGTCGTGTACAAAAGTTTTGACAAataagcccgtcacagacggagcgctaatataattatattatattaatataacgTAAGATACGGACAGATATCTTATTGTATAACTAAGCATCAccaacgataccaaaatatatgcCACTTTCTGActagcacctacattgtgagagagacgaaatataccaaaatatatcgtaatataccgagcTATATATTGCAAGGTGTCTTAAGATGCCTTagtataagatatattttggtatatttggGCTTtcagcccgtcacagacggagcgataatatatatatattaatataggtaCCATAAGATACAGACAGATATTTTATAGAATAGCTAAACACCACACACGtcaacgataccaaaatatatatcgctgtctgtctagcacctacattgtgagagagacgaaacataccaaaatatatcgtaatataccgagATATATAATCGCAAGGTAtcttaagatgccttgctaaaagatatcgtaagataccaaaatatatattatagcttcgTGTGTGGACTGGGCTCtcaaatggtacgtaaaatatatcgtaagataccTTATTGCTatatcttttggtatattatcactaaaataacactttcagtTCAAGAGACACCGCTTGAATGCTTTAGCGTTCCTACCTAGGTATACAATATGCTGATTTGCTGCTTGAACCTTGACAGTCATTAAAACATCTGTTCACATCTCAGGATTCTGATTTTCTATGGCTCTACTATGGCGTAATAGGCTGCCCTCTGAATGGAACCATAATGGAAACATAAGCTTTTTTGATGGTGTCAGGCAAATCAATTCGAAGGATCCGTCTTTTCAAATCAATCTGGCCTCTTGGCCAATTTGGCTTGTGCTTAGCCATATGTTCATTCGTATTTTGAACCGAAAATGtaagtgtatttttagggttcggtACCTCaggaaaaacgaaacccttataggatcactcgtgcgtctgttTGTCAGCCTCCCTGtcagtccgtctgtctgtcacagcctatGGCATATAGGAAAACCTATAAGAAATCTAAGCGTGAGTCGgacttaaaaatattgttaacaatTGTCGGAGCTCTGGGAACgagagtccgactcacacttagCCGATTTTTTGAGTAACTTAAATGTTTTTGAAAGACACGTAGTTATCAgccaatattaattattttgcgCCTCCTGACCTCCTGCTCATCTTCTTTTCGGGTTACAATCTAACGGCCCGACCACTACTTCGCATGGCGACGGCAGCTGCGAGCGACTGCCATATGAGTGAGCGAGAAACAGCGATCCGATCTTTCGTTTCTTAATGGCACCCTTCACCACTACCGCACAAAGTCGTGGCCAGCCGTAAGGCTACATTTCCATCATAGTTAGCTAAAGAAGCTATGTTTGAAACTTTGTAAGCAAGAAACaactaggtacttaattaagttCGTAACAAGCTTGGCCCATTTTATACGAAAAAATAGCGCTGCTTGTTGGAACATGAGTGAACATAGGTCATGTAACCTTCCATCCCTGCTGGGCAACTAGTCCTGGGTTGTAGTGGGTTGAGTTTGAAAGCACCACTTACCACTTGTCTGCCGATGCTCTTTGtgaataatgaaatgaaaagctATTTGAGTTTAATTGCATTTCAAACAAAATGCCTGAATGCCTATATTTGTCATTTCCGAAACTTACTCAGGCATAGGTAACTTATAAGGTAAATTTTAGCACCATGCTAAATGGCACATCAATGGCTCAAAGAAATCAAAGAAATAACGTATAATAGAAAGTTCAATAACCTGAATAAAAACAGGTTTTATGTATTGGCAACAACACGCTTAATACAAATACTCCAACGTATATTATGGTATAAAGAGGTTCGAATGCATCATTTTCTTCAGGTCATTTTGTCCAGAACCGCGGTGCAGGTTTTACATTATTAAAACGACAGTTTGTTCCTTGGCGTTCGATATATATGCGCTTTATTTGCAAACAACATAGTTATATGGGTACTATGTTTGTTTAGTCTGCGAAGGTACCtaaattttatcttatttgttAATGATCTCTCTAGAAACTTAATTAGATATAGATAACGACCATGGCCTCTTAAACGTGGATAAACATTGATAATAGGGAGTTATCTTTTGGAGGTCCTTAATCCAATTCCGGAAAGAGGTATGTATTGAAAGGTCCATTAAATATGTCCACTATTTTACtatagaataataatattttatgattattattttttattattaatcatttatttcaaataacaaggattcgtaatacatggttagtaacaaaatagttcattatcttattatctacgttagtattcttatatctaaggtttttatattactatggctatgtacacaaataaataaatactccatTGCAACAGTGCGCACATCACCCCACTACTTGAGCATTGTAAGAGATGTGCACACTGCAGCAATGTCGTATATAAGGACAATCAATCCTATCCGCTATCATGGCCAGGATGCGGTTGCGGCTATCCCGCACCCGCCGCACCAGGGACGCGCATTTCTTTCTGATTGTTGCATAAAAGCAGTCAACTCTCGCttccgcaaacatccctgatgcgctgcAGAAGCGGGGCAGCCGCATCAGCACCCtgaacgcattattatattgtacgcgTAGGGCGGTGTAAGTTTTTCGAGTGTAGTTTACCCACAGGCTGCTCGtgtaaaaagatgtgcaataagctttaaaaagcgtttttttaaCTTCGTTGGAAcaacgagcaaacctgcgggccaacATATTGGCTCTCACCGACAACGCCCTACGCACCCTTTCTAAATCACTATCGTCTTTAAGACTTGGAGTAAGTATATGCCCCAAATACTTAAATTGCTGCACTATGTTTAGTGGAGAACCATACAATTTAATCTCCGGTACACTACTAGGCGCTTTATTTCCCCCGCTAAAAACCATGTATTcggatttatttacattatataacaACCCATGATTATTGGCAAACTTTTCACAGGTACTCAGCAATTTCCTTAACCCACACACCGAGGGGCTCAGCAggattatgaaatgaaatgaatctTTATGTTTAGGCAACTATTGGTCCAAAGatataccttaaaactagcatacatataatgaaattattaggtccggaataattattattactagccTATGTGGTGCCCCACTGTTGGGCAAAGCCCTCCACCCTCATCTCTTATGTGCCTTATTAAgaaaaatacttacctatttgTGAATAGTATCAAAGATAATACAATTACCTTTGGATCACGAGGTTACTGTTTAACCGTAGGCATCAATTATTGAATGacatttcatattatttattattctcattGTGGCTGAAGTATGAGTAtagcaatataaaataatataggtatatatgtgTACCAATATAGCCAGTCATAGTGGTCTttgttttgtatggagatccgTAACAGTTTCATTGTTGAAGaggcttttaaaaaaaaatctcttacaCTCAGTAGGTAGTATCTACATAGAATGTAGATACTACCTACGTGGATACAGAACCCTTTATGTACTATTCAGATAATCAGCCAGACAAATATTAATGACGCCTATTAAATGTGAACAAAGTCTGATTCGCGTAAGAGGATCCGGGGGCTTGTCCCTACATCATTGGAGGCTTGGCACCTTGATAAGAGAAACAAAACGTAATAACTCTACATATCTTGTTCTTAGGTACTATCAAGAGATGTTAAAGGTCCGACTCGACCAGCATAGGTCAGGCCGATACCCTTAGCCGTCGCCCCTGATATCAGAATATCTTCTTATAAACTGTTTACCCACTTGTGTGCCAGTTTCATTTCGAACTTAACAGTAATCATTAGAGGTTCATTCATGTTGGTCGTTAATTGTATCTGCCGGTTTGTAGCCATATTCTAGATTTGATTGAAACTCATAAATAAGTTATTGTCGTAATTAAAATGTGCGTATAACCATGATTAATGTTTCGATTGGTCAATGCTGCTAAGCTGCTATATTACTTAATTAACGGATGTTCTCTGTATTGTTTCAGTATTCTGGAAGAAATGGTCAAGGTGGTTATGCTGGGAGTTGTGCTGTGGGCGGGAGTAACGTTTGGGAGCCATGTCGCTCCTTATCCGCTTAACTTAATTTTGAATTCTGGTAAGGAACACATCCAGATCAGAATTTTTTGCTTcgatatatttttggcattttaaaagttttatttctttCCAGACAATCTTCACCCGCCTCCAATGTATGACTTCCCATTTCCAAGTGCAGAGATGTTAAAAAGACTTCCCCCTATAACTGGAATCCAAACCAACAAGTCTATCAGTATTAGCAAGTTTTCAGTTTCATTGTTGGAGAGGCTAGAACAAAATCTTAACGCTGCTGGGATAACTCCAAGAGCAGGATCACCAGGAAAGGGATTCATGATCCAAGGCCTTCCTTCTGACGACGCGATGTTTTATGAAAAGTCATCTATGATTATCACAAAAGCGTCACAGAATCTTGTTGTAACTCGATGCACAAGGTTAGTCGGTTAATATAAGGTTTTCCTCAGTCCATTTACGcgttaaattgtttgttttaaaataatcattaGTCTTTCTGAACAGTTAATTACAAATTGGTAACATCAAATGATGATGTTAGTTTaggttttatttgtgtttattttaggTACGGTTTGGCTAAGGACGAGTGTGCAAGTTATGTTAGTACTTTGAACTTGCGTGATAGTGAATATGGGCCGGAGTGTGCCGCGCTTGAAAGGCTGGCGTGCCGTTCTAACAAGTTATCATCACGTTATCGCTCCTTCGATGGCTCTTGTAATAATCCTGTGCGATCTTCCTGGGGCCAATCACTAACTGGCTACAAGCGGCTCTTGCACCCAAGATATGCTGACGGCATCGAAGAGGTTAGTATAAAAACTCAAATTATTAGCTAATTCGGtttaaagattctttattctcataagaatttgtacaattcacttaaaatgagaacttaaaatatattcattttatttacatatttcatgtCACAAAAGGAGCGACAGACACTGATTGCAATTTACAATAAGCacttgttattattttctaattagGATGTATATCTGATGTATGTGGTTTAAAATATCTATCCTAAAAAACTGTTTTGGATTTCAGCCTCGCTCTTCTGCAAACAATAAGCCCCTGCCGTCTGCCCGTTTAGTCAGCACAAAACTTACCAGTAACTTAGATCGACCTGATGACAAAAAGAGCATTGCCTTGCCTATTTGGAGTCAGTTCATTTACCAAGACTTGGTTCACATCCCCGTAAGGAAGACAAGTAAGTTTTGTAACTAGTTATCACATATGTTACATTTCTTGTCTCTCTTGTTGCTGTTATACTAGGGATTAGCTATCATTTTCAGTTAGGAATAGGTAGGTCTATATTTAGCTACGGGCAATCACCCTGGTTGGAAAACCTGTTTTAAGTATACGAGTCTGACGAGTTAGTCTTTACGAAATGAATACGATGGTCTTGTGTTAGACTTGTTCTATTTTTAATCacatatgtaagtaaataaaaataattacattatattcGACGTTTATGATTTTATAGATGTAATAGGTAGCTACATATTATGATCTTTGTTTCTAGTCCATACCCACCAGGCGATCCGCTGCTGTGACAATGATGGCTCAGCGCTATCACCTCGCTACCTTCATCCGAGCTGCATGCCTATATCTGTACCTTTTGATGATCTCTTCTACAAAAAGGAATATCAAACCTGCATGGAGTATACCCGATCGGCCACAACCTACAGAGGAGACTGCAGTTTTGGTGCTTCAGAACAGGTGAGTTGCATTACATTGATTACGTgcattaatttttttcttcctcgcgttgtcccggcatttttgtttgacaactaatcctcagaattggcgtaggcactggtttttacaaaagcgactgccttctgaccttccaacccagagggtaaattatgccttattaggattagtccggtttcctcacgatgttttccttcacccaaaagcgactggtaaatatcaaatggccTTTCATACAACTCCAGTTTTCGAAATGAACCATTCAAATGTCTAAGgggtatttaattttagttttgttaaaACGTGTGGAACGGTATAATTTATTGACATATAAAGAGTGTCGGAACTGTAATGAATgtcatagagtcagaccaagctaagttggcaacgaatTTAATAGTATAGACAaagtgcaagtattattttaaacgtcaaacttctatgaaattatgacttgcTATCGAACTAGCTACCAACTCAGGTTGGTTTGACTCTACTTTACTAGAAGTTATTATTGTCTTAAACGTTTATTCTCGGGAAATTACTCGACGCAGCGTTCTTGGTCGGTACTTAATGTCATATCTGGGTACTATACCTATTTGTTCAAAGTACAATTATACttcgtatttttattatgcGTTATACTAGCATGTCTGATAACATTATtatgtattaggtacctattttacaTTAGTACTTTTAACATTGTTTATATAGATACAAAATTGAGCAGGCATAGCGACGATACGATGTGGAGGACCATATTAAGTAGgaactttaccgcactagtgcagtaattagcactttacgtgcctatgtcgaaaatttatagggccataattatgtactgtaaaacggtGATTCGTAACGTAACTCGTGTTGATTACTAATTCCCTTATAGTAACAGATGCCAATATAGATAGGTATTTACACGAGCTCAGTTTAACTAAAAATAGGCTGCACTTTGGTTCTGTTTAGCCAGTGCACAGTGTATCATCATATATCGGAGTATTTGTCGTTCAATTGTATAAACGTTGGAAGCGTGTAGGTACTTGCATAATAGCGGGTGCAATTTATGCAACTCGAGCTCAAGGTAAAACTGAATACGTAAACAAGCGAACTAGACTGCTTAAAAACAACATGTTCATTTGAACCTAATCGAAgtaattactaaataaaaattgttttttattttctaaagacttgaatcgctgactgtactaacccCGTTACAGTTTCGTTCAGTCAGCACTGAATGAGACATTACCAGTTCAGTTCATTGACCTTGTTTTGCGGCCTTtgttaagattatttttaatattttaattatattcgGTTCCGTTAAAAGAAACACTGACTGAATGttgacttgaaagattttatttcaaataggcTCTTGACACAATTGAATGAGGAGAGGAATGACGCATTACTTTATTCAATTTCCATACACTTTTCTGGAAAATTCCTTTCTCTAATCACTGTCTGTATCTATTCTGCCCACGTTTTACGGAGATAGGTGTGATGTGTAAACCGTGGCTTATCACAATCAGGCTAAATGATAATCATTATTCGTTTTGATAAAGAAAGGGTAAGTAGGCACTCGTATTATGAAAACATCGGAAATTTCCGCGATGCAATAggtgtttatgttttttttttggttaccACAATGACCTTGTTGTTGAACAGTCAGTCATGCATTTATGGTATGATAGGTTTGTTTGTGCTAGAGCTCTTTATGCATTAGAGTCCATCCAGGGCAACTTTGCACCAATTCGATATAAAaaagtgagggagtgtcattataaatgtcGTATTCTCATAAAAAAATTCCATACTTTGCCATTGCAAATGTCACGCAGAGTTATCTTAGTCTggcatacttactttactcttttgTCTGACTCTACCTTACTTTTCCTGTAATAAATGTAACGAGACAACATAGAAATGCGATTAATTAAATAACTGacatatatataacataaataaaatactgcAGGTATAGGTACATACGCAGTTTAGTTAAAATCTTAACTGAAATAGGTTCAACGGAGtttaatgaatttttttttttctagagaCAATTTAAACCAAACTCCtggttaatataataataatattatgatgatgatgttagTGTAAATCTACGTCATCCTTAAATAAAGGAATGAACTACTTACTTACAGATGAACCAAGCCACGCATTTCATGGACGGCTCCCAGCTGTACGGTACGAACGGCCGCGAGGCGGCGGCGCTCCGCGAGAAGGAGGGAGGTCTGCTCAAGACCTCGGGTCCCGGTGCGAATCTGCCGCCGTTGTCTGCTGACCCTACCGCGCAGTGTCTCGTGGCCGGCCGTGGCGACATCTGCTTTAAAGCTGGTGAGTCcgttaaactaattttaaggGAGGGAGGTCTGCGTAAGACTTGGCTTGGTCTGTTGACTGACCCTATTGCCCAAATTGTTACCTACCCAGTAAAGAAACTAGTCTTAAAAGAAGGACGCGACGTCCGCCAAAGTTTGCAAACGTTATCGGGATTACTTAGTTACTATAACATTAcaggatatatttttgcacaattTGAtgaatgtatattaaccatagttaTACTCCATTGTTTGAATTTTTCGATTATTTAATTACTATAAGAATTAGGAGcttataaaaattgtatgaagtTTGTTTTTCGCTTGTAcatcttataataatcaaaactaaaaaatattttccataatgtcaacatccagggaggaaaataaCTATGTtggtatggagaagcggtcgtccactatcctttTTAGCAGTTATGTACCTAAATATATGTCTAAAGGCCAAAATAATGTCATTACCTGTTTGATGGTTGGTGATGCAGCAAGAAACCCGTGTATTAACAAAAGATGTTGTTTAGGTGACATCCGCGTGAACATGCACCCGTGGCTGACGAGCATGTACGCGCTGTGGGTGCGCGAGCACAACCGCGTGGCGCGCGCGCTGGCGGCGCTCAACCCGGCCTGGAGCTCCGACCGCCTGTTCCACGAGGCGCGCCGCATCGTTGTCGCAGAGATGCAGCACATCACCTACGCTCATTGGCTACCCGCCCTTACTGGTAACTACAACAAATAGTCACAACACCATGCATTGTGGTCGCGAGCATAACCTCTGGGCGTGTTTAACCCGGCCTGGAGCTCTGACTGCCTGTTCCACGAGGCGTACCGCATCGTTGTCGCAGAGATGCAGCACATCACCTTCGCTCATTGGCTACCCGCCCTTACTGGTAACTACTACAAATAGTTACAACACCATGCATTGTGGTCGCGAGCACAACTTCTGGGCGTGTTCAACCCGGCCTGGAGCTCTGACTGCCTGTTTCACAAGGCGCACCGCATCGTTGTCGCAGAGATGCAGCACATCACCTACGCTCATTGGCTACCCGCCCTTACTGGTAACTACTACAAATAGTCACAACACCATGCATTGTGGTCGCGAGCACAACCTTTGGGCGTGTTTAACCCGGCCTGGAGCTCTGACTGCCTGTTCCACAAGGCGCACCGCATCGTTGTCGCAGAGATGTAGCACATCACCTACGCTCATTAGCTACCCGCCCTTACTGGTAACTATTACAAATAGTTACAACACCATGCATTGTGGTCGCGAGCACAAGCTCTGGGCGTGTTCAACCCGGCCTGGAGCTCTGACTGCCTGTTTCACAAGGCGCACCGCATCGTTGTCGCAGAGATGCAGCACATCACCTACGCTCATTGGCTACCCGCCCTTACTGGTAACTACTACAAATAGTCACAACACCATGCATTGTGGTCGCGAGCACAAACTTTGGGCGTGTTTAACCCGGCCTGGAGCTCTGACTGCCTGTTCCACAAGGCGCACCGCATCGTTGTCGCAGAGATGCAGCACATCACCTACGCTCATTGGCTACCCGCCCTTACTGGTAACTATTACAAATAGTTACAACACCATGCATTGTGGTCGCGAGCACAAGCTCTGGGCGTGTTCAACCCGGCCTGGAGCTCTGACTGCCTGTTCCACAAGGCGCACCGCATCGTTGTCGCAGAGATGCAGCACATCACCTACGCTCATTGGCTACCCACCCTTACTGGTAACTACTACAAATAGTTACAACACCATGCATTGTGGTCGCGAGCACAAGCTCTGGGCGTGTTCAACCCGGCCTGGAGCTCTGACTGCCTGTTCCACAAGGCGCACCGCATCGTTGTCGCAGAGATGCAGCACATCACCTACGCTCATTGGCTACCCGCCCTTACTGGTAACTACTACAAATAGTTACAACACCATGCATTGTGGTCGCGAGCACAACCTCTGGGCGTGTTCAACCCGGCCTGGAGCTCTGACTGCCTGTTTCACAAGGCGCACCGCATCGTTGTCGCAGAGATGCAGCACATCACCTACGCTCATTGGCTACCCGCCCTTACTGGTAACTACTACAAATAGTTACAACACCATGCATTGTGGTCGCGAGCACAACCTCTGGGCGTGTTCAACCCGGCCTGGAGCTCTGACTGCCTGTTCCACAAGGCACACCGCATCGTTGTCGCAGAGATACAGCACATCACCTACGCTCATTGGCTACCCGCCCTTACTGGTAACTACTACAAATAGTTACAACACTATGCATTGTGGTCGCGAGCACAACCTCTGGGCGTGTTCAACCCGGCTTGGAGCTCTGACTACCTGTTCCACAAGGCGCGCCGCATCGTTGTCGCGGAGATGCAGCACATCACCTACCGTCACTGGCTGTCAAGTATCTACATCACTTTGTTCATACGTTTACTGGATCAGcggagtagtagtagtagtggttCAGCGAAAAATTATGAATCATGTCGTTCAACAACAGTTGTTACCCTTGTGTACCCTGTTTTAGTTTTTGACAGGGTTATCTCTTTCAATTCGTTGTTTCAACATTTATTGGACTGTTTTTGTTCTACCTTATTAATTTCCATAATATGCTTCCAGTaatcaatttaatttcattgataTAGTTAAAAATGAAACTCTAAAGCTGAAATTCAACAATTTTTCACCAGGTAAAGCCTTCGACGAACTGTACGACAGCTACGACACCGGCTACAACTCCGATGTGAACCCGACCGTCAGTAACTCGTTCGCCACGGCCGCCTTCCACTTCGTGCACACCATGCTCGACCAGGACATCGAACTGGTGGACACCAACGACGATGTCTCATCACACCGCCTCAAGGAGACGTTCTTCAAGCCCACCATAGTGCCCGGCCATCTGGAGAAGATCCTGAAGGGCATGGCGGAGCAGAAGAGTCAGGGGATGGACTTGAACTACGATGATGATGTAAGTTGATTTTATCTCACTAACGTTAGCTATAGTAAAAGCAGTGATGATGTGTGGTCGCAATATTATAAGGAAATTTTCTTTAAGCCACCCAGCGTGCACGGCGCCCTGGAGAAGATCCTCAAATGATttagaataatttttaattcGATGATGATGTAGGCAAATTACATGTTACAATACATAGGTATAGTATAGTGATTGAAACCACTGTAATTAGTCAGCATTAGTGACGAAGTGTGGGCACAGTGCATCATGGAAACGTTCTTTAAGTCAGATATCATGCTCGAAAACTCGTAGATTGTGGACAAATAATATGGTAAATCCTTTAATGTGACAGGAATCTAAATCAATCATTTTGGTGGTGTGGTAACTGAAAATCTGTC harbors:
- the LOC133516036 gene encoding peroxidase-like isoform X2, which translates into the protein MLVVNCICRILEEMVKVVMLGVVLWAGVTFGSHVAPYPLNLILNSDNLHPPPMYDFPFPSAEMLKRLPPITGIQTNKSISISKFSVSLLERLEQNLNAAGITPRAGSPGKGFMIQGLPSDDAMFYEKSSMIITKASQNLVVTRCTRYGLAKDECASYVSTLNLRDSEYGPECAALERLACRSNKLSSRYRSFDGSCNNPVRSSWGQSLTGYKRLLHPRYADGIEEPRSSANNKPLPSARLVSTKLTSNLDRPDDKKSIALPIWSQFIYQDLVHIPVRKTIHTHQAIRCCDNDGSALSPRYLHPSCMPISVPFDDLFYKKEYQTCMEYTRSATTYRGDCSFGASEQMNQATHFMDGSQLYGTNGREAAALREKEGGLLKTSGPGANLPPLSADPTAQCLVAGRGDICFKAGDIRVNMHPWLTSMYALWVREHNRVARALAALNPAWSSDRLFHEARRIVVAEMQHITYAHWLPALTGKAFDELYDSYDTGYNSDVNPTVSNSFATAAFHFVHTMLDQDIELVDTNDDVSSHRLKETFFKPTIVPGHLEKILKGMAEQKSQGMDLNYDDDVRDGWLGGLDALALDVQRGRDHGLPGYAAYRALCDLPPATTFQHFTDLIPQEVVDKLMQVYEHPSDVDLVVGAMAETPLPGSSFGPTFTCLIKEQMWRTRFGDRYFYSHADEAGSFTKRQLAELKRASLARLLCDDGGLSAVQRDVFQPSSPSNPKVPCDEIKKVNLEAWQEAPQPDLLSRTTKWLKTRVAPGGRAQ
- the LOC133516036 gene encoding peroxidase-like isoform X1 gives rise to the protein MLFKRIIEGKSMLNAETTKSKSPEKCSRRRSECDGCGEHSTILEEMVKVVMLGVVLWAGVTFGSHVAPYPLNLILNSDNLHPPPMYDFPFPSAEMLKRLPPITGIQTNKSISISKFSVSLLERLEQNLNAAGITPRAGSPGKGFMIQGLPSDDAMFYEKSSMIITKASQNLVVTRCTRYGLAKDECASYVSTLNLRDSEYGPECAALERLACRSNKLSSRYRSFDGSCNNPVRSSWGQSLTGYKRLLHPRYADGIEEPRSSANNKPLPSARLVSTKLTSNLDRPDDKKSIALPIWSQFIYQDLVHIPVRKTIHTHQAIRCCDNDGSALSPRYLHPSCMPISVPFDDLFYKKEYQTCMEYTRSATTYRGDCSFGASEQMNQATHFMDGSQLYGTNGREAAALREKEGGLLKTSGPGANLPPLSADPTAQCLVAGRGDICFKAGDIRVNMHPWLTSMYALWVREHNRVARALAALNPAWSSDRLFHEARRIVVAEMQHITYAHWLPALTGKAFDELYDSYDTGYNSDVNPTVSNSFATAAFHFVHTMLDQDIELVDTNDDVSSHRLKETFFKPTIVPGHLEKILKGMAEQKSQGMDLNYDDDVRDGWLGGLDALALDVQRGRDHGLPGYAAYRALCDLPPATTFQHFTDLIPQEVVDKLMQVYEHPSDVDLVVGAMAETPLPGSSFGPTFTCLIKEQMWRTRFGDRYFYSHADEAGSFTKRQLAELKRASLARLLCDDGGLSAVQRDVFQPSSPSNPKVPCDEIKKVNLEAWQEAPQPDLLSRTTKWLKTRVAPGGRAQ
- the LOC133516036 gene encoding peroxidase-like isoform X3, whose translation is MVKVVMLGVVLWAGVTFGSHVAPYPLNLILNSDNLHPPPMYDFPFPSAEMLKRLPPITGIQTNKSISISKFSVSLLERLEQNLNAAGITPRAGSPGKGFMIQGLPSDDAMFYEKSSMIITKASQNLVVTRCTRYGLAKDECASYVSTLNLRDSEYGPECAALERLACRSNKLSSRYRSFDGSCNNPVRSSWGQSLTGYKRLLHPRYADGIEEPRSSANNKPLPSARLVSTKLTSNLDRPDDKKSIALPIWSQFIYQDLVHIPVRKTIHTHQAIRCCDNDGSALSPRYLHPSCMPISVPFDDLFYKKEYQTCMEYTRSATTYRGDCSFGASEQMNQATHFMDGSQLYGTNGREAAALREKEGGLLKTSGPGANLPPLSADPTAQCLVAGRGDICFKAGDIRVNMHPWLTSMYALWVREHNRVARALAALNPAWSSDRLFHEARRIVVAEMQHITYAHWLPALTGKAFDELYDSYDTGYNSDVNPTVSNSFATAAFHFVHTMLDQDIELVDTNDDVSSHRLKETFFKPTIVPGHLEKILKGMAEQKSQGMDLNYDDDVRDGWLGGLDALALDVQRGRDHGLPGYAAYRALCDLPPATTFQHFTDLIPQEVVDKLMQVYEHPSDVDLVVGAMAETPLPGSSFGPTFTCLIKEQMWRTRFGDRYFYSHADEAGSFTKRQLAELKRASLARLLCDDGGLSAVQRDVFQPSSPSNPKVPCDEIKKVNLEAWQEAPQPDLLSRTTKWLKTRVAPGGRAQ